A region of the Gemmatimonadota bacterium genome:
TCACGTCCGCCTTTTTAACGTCGCAGCGGATGGAGACGATTTCGCCGAAGGCCAGTCGCGAGCCTTCCCTGGCGTTGTCCAGGGTGACCGGATCGTACTGGTGCCAACGGGCGCCGGGGTACCTGGCCAGCAGGGCTTCCAGTTGCCCGTGCAGGCTCGGTGAGGTGACGGTGCCGGTCAGTACGCGTATGCCACCGCCCTGTTTCGCCACCTGGTTGGACAGGGCTTCGTTCAGTTCATTCAGATAGGCGTCGTAAGTGGTGATGCGGCCCCGCCGGATCACCGACTGGGACCGGTCCGGGTCGTACATCGTCAGGACGGAAGCCTGGGCGAATACGTCTGTCGATCCCAGGCTGGCGGGATGTTCCGGATTACCCTCCACCTTGGTGGGCCGCCCCATGTGGCTTTCCACCAGGATACCGTTCGCCACCCCGTCGTGGACGTAGGCCGAGGCGTAGTACAGGGGCTTGCCCGGAACGATCTCTTCCGGGGGCAGCACATAGGGGATGATCTTTTCGGACGGCTGGCGGGTACATGCGGAGGCGGTGGCGCCGGCCAGGGCGATCGAGGCGCCCATCAGCTTCAGGAACTTCCGCCGGCTGACCGGATTCGCCTTGACTTCTTCCACGTGTTGCGGGAATTCCTTCTCCATGAACGACTGGAATTCCTCGGTCTCGGCCAACTGATCCAGGCTGCGCCAGTATTCAGGCGCGCCGTTCTTCCCTGAGTTCAACGCTCCCGCTTCCGTGATGTGCCGTTCCGAAGTCTGGTTCATGGTACGATTCCGTGGCTGTCGCCGCTATCGATGGCCGATGGACTATCGATGACAGATGGAACAGTCTTCCAGCTGATCCTTGTTGACCCGGTAACCCCGGATCAGTTGCGCGCCGAGGGCGCTCTGGTCCATGGGCGCCGAGTAGTCGGGCTGCGATTCGAACTTGTACACGTCCGCCCGTTCCCGGATGAAGTCTTCGGGGCCGCGGTGGCACTCGAGGCACCACATCATCTGCAGCGATTCCTCCTGCCACATCAGGGCCATCTCGTTGACGGCGCCGTGGCAGGACTCGCAGCCGATGCCCTTGTTGATATGGATACTATGATCGAAATACACGTAGTCCGGCAGGTCGTGCACCCGGGTCCATTCGAGGGACACCCCGGTCGCGTAACTGTCTCGCACCGGCTCGAGCATCGGCGCGTCCGTCCACACCTGGGAGTGGCAGCTCATGCAGGTCTTGGTCGGCGGCAGGCCGGCGAAGGCGCTCGTTTCCACCGACGCGTGGCAGTACCGGCAGTCGATGCCGAGTTGATTGACGTGGTGCCTGTGGCTGAAAGGAACGGGCTGGGGTCTAACCTGGTGCTGCCGGGTAACGTAAGAGGTCGAGCCGAGGTAGAAAATGACGCCGAATGTGGTTGCCAGGAGAAGCGCCCCACCGACGATGCTCGCCTTGAGCCACGTATTCGCGGCGGGGGAAAAAATCTGTGGCATATGAACTCGTTCTATCTTTCTCGGATGCGTTTTTCACCAAATGACCGGATTCTCAACAACAGTCATGCACGATAAACCGCGTCGCCATCAAAGTCAATATAAATCGGCAGTTCGATTCGTTTTTTTGACCGTCGTCACGGAGACCCGAAATCCGGGCATATCGTCGCCTTGATGGCTACACGCAATCGGTCGATGTTTTCGCTTTGAGCGGGGCGAATTCCACCCGGCTGCCATCCCCGGGCCCATGCCCGGCCGCTATCCCAGGACCCGGGCACTGGCCATCCCAGGACCCGGGCACTGGCCGGTTGACACGGAGGACGATACCGGGTAGATTGAATTCAGGAATTCGGGGTGGTAACCCAGGCAGGACTGGCAGGAGGCGGCACCTAATTCAAGGAGTGGCCCATGAACGAGCAGCAACCATCGGAAAAGAGCATGCAGCGCATGCAGAAGTACTGTGACAAGTACTGGGAAAAGACGGGTACCTCGCCTCATCCGAACGCGGAAGTGACCGACTCGGTGGTCAAGGGTCTCGCCGCCCACGTGGACGAACTGGGCCGGCCCCTGTGCCCGTGCAATTTCTATCCCGACAAGAAGGCCGAACTGGAACGAAGCCGAGAGTGGGTCTGCGCCTGCGACGAGATGAAGATCTGGAAATACTGCCACTGCCTGCTGTTCGTCACCCCCGAGGGCCTTCCGATCACAGAATACCTTCCCGAAGACCACGAAGGCAGGCAGATGTACGGTCTGGTCAAGGACCCGACGCCGGACAAGGGCAGGGAGGCGCGGCACCGCGCGCCGGCGTAAGGATCGATAAAGCTGCGCTACAACTTCACGACGTTCTGCGGACGGCCTTCCAGGAAGGCGATGACGTTATTCACCGCCCCCTCGTTGAGCAGTTCGACGCCTTCCGGAGTCATGTCCGCGCAGTGAGGGGTCAGGACGACCTGTTCCATCTCGAGCAGCGGATGGTCCGCGGGTAACGGCTCCTCCTCGAAGAC
Encoded here:
- a CDS encoding ferredoxin:thioredoxin reductase, coding for MNEQQPSEKSMQRMQKYCDKYWEKTGTSPHPNAEVTDSVVKGLAAHVDELGRPLCPCNFYPDKKAELERSREWVCACDEMKIWKYCHCLLFVTPEGLPITEYLPEDHEGRQMYGLVKDPTPDKGREARHRAPA
- a CDS encoding cytochrome c3 family protein, coding for MPQIFSPAANTWLKASIVGGALLLATTFGVIFYLGSTSYVTRQHQVRPQPVPFSHRHHVNQLGIDCRYCHASVETSAFAGLPPTKTCMSCHSQVWTDAPMLEPVRDSYATGVSLEWTRVHDLPDYVYFDHSIHINKGIGCESCHGAVNEMALMWQEESLQMMWCLECHRGPEDFIRERADVYKFESQPDYSAPMDQSALGAQLIRGYRVNKDQLEDCSICHR